In the genome of Phacochoerus africanus isolate WHEZ1 chromosome 5, ROS_Pafr_v1, whole genome shotgun sequence, the window tacagcatttccatctgtCCCtctagcccccacccccaacccgtCTCCTTGGGTAACCATACAGTTTTCAAAGTTCGTGAATCattatctgtcctgcaaagatgttcgttgtatcctttttttagattccacatataaaggaTAACATATTGGTGTTTCTGTCTCACTGTTTGACTAACTTTGCttagcatgagaatttctagttctctccatgttgctgcaaatgccgttatttcattccttttaatggctgagtagtattccactgtgtatatgtaccacatctttatccactccccaCAGGAGCTGCTCTTGAACTAGATCtcagaaaagggggaggggagggagtggggtggattggaagcttggggttaatagatgcaaactgttgcctttggaatggattagcaatgagatcctgctgtgtagcactgggaactatgtctagtctcttatgatggagcatggtaatgggagaaaatagaatgtgtacatatatgtgtaactgggtcaccatgctgtacagaaggaaaaaaaaaattgtattggggaaataacaattaaaaaaaaaacaacaactaacaACCACCTTAAGAAAAGGGCTATGGTCATCCATGGGGAAAGTGGCCTAGGCAGGGGCCTAGGACCTGGGAGGTAAGACGGTCAGACTCAAGCTTCTATTCTTGGAAGCCTGGGCCTTTCTAGGGAGAGGGTAGATGGGAGCATGGAGGGGGCCAGAGAGGTGTGTGTGCTGAGATACGGCGTTTGGTCCCTGGAGGATGCCTCCACCAGGGAGCCGGCCTGAGCGGTCCCGGGAAAGGTTCCTTCTCAGATGACCTTGGTCCCTCATGCTCCAGAGACTAGGCTGAACCCAGGTGCATGCAGCAGGAGAGGGTAGCTTTCCTGGCCCATTTTCCCAAGTTGAGTTTAGCCTTAGCTAGCTCTTCCCCAGGAAACACAGCTTCTCTCCATAAGAGAGGTTTGCTGTGTTGGCCTGGGAGTCAGAACCAGGGGTCCTTGCCTGGGCTTTCTTGACAGCCTAGAGTGGTCTTGATGTTCCaagggcctcccccaccccacaagcTCTCTCTGCTTCTGGCCCTGCAGGTGCTCTGCCAGACGTCACTCTGTCACAGCAGACCCCCTCCACCTGGAAGGACATGGGGCTCCTGACGACCACGCCCACGGCTCCAGAGCCCACCAGCCCAGATACCGTTGCCACCTCCACCTCTGTCCTGCCGGCTGGCGAGCGGCCTGGGAGGGGAAGGGCAGTGCTCCTGGACTTGGATCCTGGCCTCACTGCCCAGGAGAAAgaggccacccacccacccagtgAGACCACGCAGCACCCAACCACCCACCGGGCATCAACTGCTGGAGCCACCACGGCCCAGGTGCCCGCCACCTCCCATCCCCACAGGGATGTGCCGCCTGACCACCATGAGACCTCGGTTCCCGCAGGTCGTGGCCAGCTTGACCCTCACACTCCTGGTGTGGGGGACGGAGGTCCTGCCACCACTGAGAAGGCTGCTGAGGGCGAAGCCTCCACCCAGCTTCCCGTGGGAGAGGGCTCTGGGGAGCCGGTGAGTGTTGGCGCACTGTCATCCTCGCATTTCCTGAGAGGTGGGGTGGCCCCAAGAGCCTGGTAGAGCACGGTGCATCGGGGCGGGAGTGCTGGCCCAGTCAGCTGGCACAGTCTACCCCCCTACCCCCATGACCTGTGAGCACGTCGGAGTCCCCACCACGAGGGATGGGGTACCGAGGTCCCATCCTCCCGGGGCCCCCAGGTCTGATGAGCATGTCGTAGTCTCCACC includes:
- the SDC1 gene encoding syndecan-1 — translated: MRRAAFWLWLCALALRLQPALLETVATNVPPEDQDGSGDDSDNFSGSGAGALPDVTLSQQTPSTWKDMGLLTTTPTAPEPTSPDTVATSTSVLPAGERPGRGRAVLLDLDPGLTAQEKEATHPPSETTQHPTTHRASTAGATTAQVPATSHPHRDVPPDHHETSVPAGRGQLDPHTPGVGDGGPATTEKAAEGEASTQLPVGEGSGEPDFTFDVSGENTAGDALDPDQRNEPPVDQGTTGASQSLLDRKEVLGGVIAGGLVGLIFAVCLVGFMLYRMKKKDEGSYSLEEPKQANGGAYQKPSRQEEFYA